Proteins encoded by one window of Sulfurospirillum barnesii SES-3:
- a CDS encoding HD domain-containing phosphohydrolase, giving the protein MSADYSVLIVDDVSDNIKVAMNILKENNYNFSFALNGKQALEIALTKQFDLILLDIMMPQMNGFEVCEHLKANPKTQDIPVIFLTAKADLDSLSKGFKVGAVDYITKPFYADELISRATTHIELYRAKKVLQQNNLDLHVKILQSEKRFLSELENSQKEIIYLLTELMEDTSDETGKHIKRVADISKLLATLHESLSDMEVDDIYFAAPLHDIGKITIPHTILHKPGKLTDEEFHAMQAHTTNAHNLLKKSSRRLMKAGDIIAYQHHEKWDGSGYPQGLKAEEIHVYARIVTIADVLDALTHVRVYKQPWSFDAAAEYIISLKGSQFDPYLIDLFSHNLESFRKIIEEKS; this is encoded by the coding sequence ATGAGTGCTGATTATAGTGTTTTAATTGTCGACGATGTGAGTGATAACATCAAAGTTGCCATGAATATCTTAAAAGAAAATAACTACAATTTTTCTTTCGCTCTCAATGGTAAACAAGCCTTAGAAATTGCTTTAACAAAGCAATTTGATCTTATCTTACTCGATATTATGATGCCTCAGATGAATGGTTTTGAAGTCTGCGAACACTTAAAAGCAAATCCAAAAACACAGGATATTCCCGTTATATTTCTCACCGCAAAAGCAGATTTAGACTCTTTATCCAAAGGGTTCAAGGTTGGTGCAGTTGATTACATTACGAAGCCTTTTTATGCCGATGAACTTATCTCACGGGCAACAACGCACATCGAACTTTACCGAGCTAAAAAAGTATTGCAACAAAATAATTTGGATTTACATGTAAAGATTCTTCAAAGTGAAAAACGATTTTTATCAGAGCTTGAGAACAGTCAAAAAGAGATTATCTATTTACTCACAGAACTGATGGAAGATACCTCCGATGAGACGGGAAAGCATATTAAAAGGGTGGCTGATATTTCAAAATTATTGGCAACACTGCATGAGAGTTTGTCGGACATGGAAGTCGATGATATTTATTTTGCCGCTCCTTTGCATGACATAGGTAAAATCACCATCCCGCATACAATACTTCATAAACCTGGCAAACTCACCGACGAAGAGTTTCATGCCATGCAAGCACACACGACCAATGCGCATAACCTGCTCAAAAAATCCAGCCGAAGACTGATGAAAGCAGGCGACATCATCGCCTATCAACATCATGAAAAATGGGATGGTTCAGGCTATCCACAAGGTCTTAAAGCAGAAGAAATTCATGTCTATGCACGCATTGTCACTATCGCCGATGTTTTAGATGCCTTAACGCATGTGAGAGTGTACAAACAACCATGGAGTTTTGATGCTGCGGCAGAGTATATCATTTCTCTTAAAGGAAGCCAGTTTGACCCCTATCTTATAGATCTTTTTAGCCATAATTTAGAAAGTTTTAGAAAAATTATCGAAGAAAAGTCTTAA
- a CDS encoding chemotaxis protein CheW, translating into MSEQNHTTRYNAYIPEVVAYQKSLDQLSERWNLLSLLGQMSNIGMDISETRQAFSNLSEQLLQRLSEETVKKLSIELGAKAQVAIDILIRNLFERTADIGFLAMDTIICDFARQSNEEQKNALPELQNRFHEYIEKYSVYSDVLLFDLDGVLIASTKDEKIGNKIDSAFIYEAMHTSQEYVESFGIYPSISTKESLLYSYRVCDEKGTPLAVLCLVFKFQDEMQVIISNLIENETWADILLLDEKDRTIYSSNPFHYALGAPQKTALKRFDIVPFSGSEYVAKTQATKGYQGFYGLGWKGHALMPLAFAFGAQQTHVPFTEEQIKIIKHSSLFSEEFTSIPTKAEAIQRRLDMTIWNGNVQIANQKSGDNSFSKSLLNEISRTGAQTKKTFEESIGNLNWTVVASFINGAAFKAKLAIDIMDRNLYERANDCRWWALSPVFIKAFSAKYRDFSTIRKEFGHEMTEVLGAINALYTVYSNLFLFDTQGCVIAVSQEKYAHLIGKRIGAHYIAQTLALKSSKEYVVSPFEKTELYDGKHTYIYSAPIFIEGAKEAQGGIGIVFDAEAQFEAMLRDVVGADERSFALFIETKTNNVIASTNPDILMGERCVFCDSSENMVLIQDDYYIVGKAKSQGYREYKCSDGYSNDVTAIVCIRVANKDACVEPVVKNGKKQYLYPKVGASEKTVELSTFWMNGTLFAIESQYIYAALEGQDVTQVIGCDEIYVGMITWNNKTIPVASLAKYFHHTCSYNKELHHIIVLKGSEDKPFGLVIDMVQDSPEVPQRCVDETSQAMMGHHTLTKAIVKSDVGQEKAEMLSILDPLKIERYLIVEKNAL; encoded by the coding sequence ATGTCTGAGCAAAATCACACCACACGTTACAATGCTTATATCCCCGAAGTTGTTGCCTACCAAAAATCACTCGATCAACTCTCCGAGCGATGGAACTTGCTCTCGCTTTTGGGACAGATGAGTAACATTGGTATGGACATCTCAGAAACCAGACAAGCCTTTAGCAATCTCTCAGAACAACTGTTACAACGCCTCAGCGAAGAGACGGTCAAGAAACTCTCCATTGAATTAGGGGCTAAAGCGCAAGTGGCGATTGATATTTTAATCCGTAACCTCTTTGAACGAACCGCTGACATAGGCTTTTTAGCGATGGACACGATCATTTGTGATTTTGCACGCCAAAGTAATGAAGAGCAAAAAAATGCACTGCCTGAGCTGCAAAACCGTTTTCATGAATACATCGAAAAGTACAGCGTTTACAGCGATGTTCTGTTATTTGATCTAGACGGTGTCTTGATCGCTTCGACCAAAGATGAAAAAATTGGCAACAAGATCGACAGTGCTTTTATTTACGAAGCGATGCACACGTCTCAAGAGTATGTGGAGAGTTTTGGCATTTATCCTAGCATCAGCACCAAAGAGAGTCTGCTTTACAGTTACCGTGTGTGTGATGAAAAGGGCACACCGCTTGCCGTGCTTTGCCTTGTCTTTAAGTTTCAAGATGAGATGCAGGTCATTATCTCCAATCTGATTGAAAATGAGACATGGGCAGACATTTTACTTTTAGATGAAAAAGATCGTACCATTTACAGCAGCAATCCTTTTCATTATGCGTTGGGTGCTCCTCAAAAAACAGCCTTGAAACGTTTTGATATTGTCCCTTTTTCAGGCAGCGAGTATGTGGCTAAAACACAAGCCACCAAAGGCTACCAAGGTTTTTACGGGCTGGGGTGGAAAGGTCATGCGCTGATGCCGCTTGCCTTTGCGTTTGGGGCACAACAAACCCATGTTCCTTTTACCGAAGAGCAGATCAAGATCATCAAACACTCTTCACTCTTTTCTGAGGAGTTTACGAGCATTCCCACCAAAGCCGAAGCGATTCAAAGACGTCTTGATATGACCATTTGGAATGGTAATGTGCAGATTGCCAACCAAAAAAGTGGGGATAACTCCTTTTCTAAATCACTTCTCAATGAGATCTCACGCACGGGAGCTCAAACCAAAAAGACTTTTGAAGAGTCCATAGGCAATCTCAACTGGACGGTTGTTGCTTCGTTCATCAATGGGGCTGCGTTTAAAGCGAAACTGGCGATTGATATTATGGATCGAAACTTGTATGAGCGTGCCAATGACTGCAGATGGTGGGCATTAAGTCCTGTGTTTATCAAAGCGTTTAGTGCGAAATACAGAGATTTTTCAACGATTCGTAAAGAGTTTGGGCATGAAATGACCGAAGTGCTCGGTGCGATTAATGCGCTCTACACCGTTTACAGTAACCTCTTTTTGTTCGACACTCAAGGCTGTGTCATTGCAGTGAGCCAAGAAAAATACGCCCATCTTATCGGTAAGCGCATCGGTGCGCATTACATCGCACAAACGTTGGCACTGAAAAGTTCCAAAGAGTATGTGGTGAGTCCGTTTGAGAAAACAGAGCTTTACGATGGAAAGCATACCTACATCTACAGTGCGCCTATCTTTATCGAAGGAGCGAAAGAGGCGCAAGGTGGCATTGGCATTGTGTTTGATGCTGAGGCACAGTTTGAGGCGATGCTCAGAGATGTTGTGGGTGCCGATGAGCGCTCTTTTGCACTTTTTATTGAGACAAAGACCAATAATGTGATTGCCTCCACAAACCCTGATATTCTCATGGGTGAGCGATGTGTTTTCTGCGATTCGTCTGAAAATATGGTGCTCATTCAAGATGATTATTACATCGTAGGCAAGGCAAAATCTCAGGGGTACCGTGAGTATAAATGCAGCGATGGCTACAGCAATGATGTCACCGCCATTGTTTGCATTCGGGTTGCCAATAAAGATGCGTGCGTTGAACCCGTCGTCAAAAATGGCAAAAAACAGTATCTTTACCCCAAAGTGGGTGCGTCTGAGAAAACCGTTGAGCTTTCAACCTTTTGGATGAATGGCACGCTTTTTGCCATCGAGAGCCAATACATTTACGCCGCACTGGAAGGGCAAGATGTGACGCAAGTCATTGGTTGCGATGAGATTTATGTGGGAATGATCACGTGGAATAACAAAACCATCCCCGTTGCATCGCTTGCAAAATACTTTCATCATACGTGTTCGTACAACAAAGAGCTCCATCACATCATTGTGCTTAAAGGCAGTGAAGACAAACCCTTTGGCTTGGTGATCGATATGGTTCAAGACAGCCCAGAAGTGCCGCAACGCTGTGTGGATGAAACCTCTCAAGCCATGATGGGACACCATACACTTACCAAAGCGATTGTCAAATCGGATGTGGGGCAAGAAAAGGCTGAAATGCTCTCGATTCTTGATCCTTTGAAGATCGAACGTTACTTGATTGTGGAGAAAAACGCACTTTAG
- a CDS encoding NifB/NifX family molybdenum-iron cluster-binding protein has product MIKVAFFTNDLKTIDAHFGSSEQFMVYDVDTNGSTLLGVVLTGEERTEGRVALLQEEGIDMLYCIEIGPAAAAKVVNSKIFPMKYKTAVSIEEELEKLSTMLGSNPPPFIQKIIEKRG; this is encoded by the coding sequence GTGATAAAGGTAGCATTTTTTACCAATGACCTTAAAACCATTGATGCTCATTTTGGTTCATCAGAACAGTTTATGGTTTATGATGTGGACACAAACGGTTCTACGCTGCTTGGTGTCGTTCTTACAGGGGAAGAACGCACTGAGGGTAGGGTGGCACTGCTTCAAGAAGAGGGCATTGATATGCTCTATTGTATTGAAATTGGACCAGCAGCGGCTGCAAAAGTTGTCAATAGCAAAATCTTTCCTATGAAATACAAAACAGCCGTAAGTATTGAAGAAGAGCTTGAAAAATTAAGCACCATGCTTGGCTCCAACCCTCCACCATTTATTCAAAAAATTATTGAGAAAAGGGGTTAA
- a CDS encoding NifX-associated nitrogen fixation protein, whose protein sequence is MSELEALFLQTLTSQLRALDQFGTWAKKSDEELLCEKYVKSKEDLKNIPIIADIDEMQIQDIRLIFQSIALAFELKTGVMCSVVMEMSHEGFGRAVVLAEKIVVTNKFFKDAHRYSFRTYDDLVKEGGKMLHSALEIFEQYHLKVG, encoded by the coding sequence ATGAGCGAATTAGAAGCACTTTTTTTGCAAACGCTGACATCCCAACTACGAGCGCTTGACCAATTTGGAACCTGGGCAAAAAAGAGCGATGAAGAGCTCTTGTGTGAGAAGTATGTTAAAAGCAAAGAAGACCTTAAAAACATACCGATTATTGCGGACATTGATGAGATGCAAATTCAAGATATTCGTCTTATTTTTCAGTCCATTGCATTGGCATTTGAACTCAAAACGGGGGTGATGTGCTCAGTGGTGATGGAGATGAGCCATGAGGGATTTGGAAGAGCGGTGGTATTGGCTGAAAAAATTGTAGTGACCAATAAATTTTTCAAAGATGCCCATCGTTACAGTTTTAGAACCTATGATGATTTGGTCAAAGAAGGTGGCAAAATGCTTCACAGTGCGCTTGAGATTTTTGAGCAATACCACTTGAAAGTAGGATAA
- a CDS encoding flavodoxin, protein MAKIGIFYASAGGNTRQIAEALKEAFALEDEACVFMEDDFDSVEQFENFDVLFLGSSTWGQGDVHFSWVDALLEIGSENLSFEGKTMAFFGAGDSQKHGEHFCSALGKFYDIFSKRGAKIIGFSDASDYSYEASLALIDNKFCGLAIDHINEPEKTALRIENWIAQLQSECM, encoded by the coding sequence ATGGCAAAGATAGGCATATTTTACGCCAGTGCAGGTGGCAATACCAGACAAATTGCAGAGGCTTTAAAAGAGGCGTTTGCGCTTGAGGATGAAGCGTGTGTTTTCATGGAAGACGACTTTGATAGCGTTGAACAATTTGAGAATTTTGATGTGCTTTTTTTGGGAAGTTCTACGTGGGGACAGGGTGATGTGCATTTTAGTTGGGTGGATGCCCTTTTGGAAATTGGCTCTGAGAATCTTTCCTTTGAGGGTAAAACCATGGCATTTTTTGGTGCTGGCGATAGCCAAAAACATGGGGAGCATTTTTGTTCCGCTTTGGGTAAGTTTTATGATATTTTTTCTAAAAGAGGGGCAAAGATTATTGGGTTTAGTGATGCAAGTGATTATTCCTATGAGGCTTCTTTGGCACTCATAGATAATAAGTTCTGTGGCTTAGCGATTGATCATATCAACGAGCCTGAAAAAACTGCTTTGCGTATTGAAAACTGGATAGCTCAGTTGCAAAGTGAGTGTATGTAA
- a CDS encoding nitrogenase-stabilizing/protective protein NifW yields MKTLEAFYRLKTAEDYFEFFSIEYDKNIVAIKRFHIMKEYGTLIKKGFENFNGDEKYLMDFLKFALIRVYMDYKHGHAPSAAEVWGMIENGEAKGCLACALSKGGCDG; encoded by the coding sequence ATGAAAACGCTTGAAGCCTTTTATCGCCTCAAAACGGCAGAGGATTATTTTGAATTTTTTAGCATTGAATACGATAAAAACATCGTGGCAATTAAGCGTTTTCATATCATGAAAGAGTATGGAACACTGATAAAAAAAGGATTTGAAAATTTTAATGGGGATGAAAAATACCTCATGGATTTTTTAAAATTTGCATTGATTCGTGTTTATATGGATTATAAACACGGTCATGCACCCAGTGCCGCTGAGGTTTGGGGAATGATAGAAAATGGTGAAGCCAAAGGGTGTTTGGCGTGTGCATTAAGCAAAGGAGGGTGCGATGGCTGA
- a CDS encoding nitrogen fixation protein NifZ, producing the protein MADVDILLHNSVMAKLSSKDEERAKFFLGQKVKLLEDVKNDGTYPYLPVGSVMIEKGSQGYIRSIGDFLQVIRVYEVHFLDSRAEVEIIGCREHELEALEPYRDLEAEEYEWMMNYSKQKSY; encoded by the coding sequence ATGGCTGATGTGGATATACTCTTGCACAACAGTGTAATGGCAAAGCTCTCAAGCAAAGATGAGGAGAGAGCAAAATTTTTTTTAGGTCAAAAAGTCAAACTTTTAGAAGATGTCAAAAATGATGGAACGTACCCTTATTTACCTGTGGGGAGTGTGATGATAGAAAAAGGCTCGCAGGGGTATATTCGCTCTATTGGTGATTTTTTACAGGTGATTCGTGTGTATGAAGTTCATTTTTTAGACTCACGTGCTGAGGTAGAAATTATTGGCTGTAGAGAGCATGAGTTAGAAGCGCTTGAGCCTTACCGTGATTTGGAAGCTGAAGAGTACGAATGGATGATGAACTATTCAAAACAAAAATCTTATTAA
- a CDS encoding 2Fe-2S iron-sulfur cluster-binding protein, producing the protein MTTRVEIINDFLAINVKPGATIQDVVEASGSALPFGCRDGQCGTCVVEIVQGMEFLSPINEKEVKVLKEICVGTCSKNSRLACQMKIDKPNGVVRIKY; encoded by the coding sequence ATGACAACACGAGTAGAAATCATTAACGATTTTTTAGCAATTAATGTCAAACCAGGCGCAACCATTCAAGATGTTGTTGAAGCCAGTGGTAGTGCACTGCCTTTTGGCTGTAGGGATGGGCAGTGTGGAACCTGTGTTGTGGAAATTGTTCAAGGGATGGAGTTTTTATCGCCTATCAATGAAAAAGAGGTAAAAGTTCTTAAAGAGATTTGTGTAGGAACCTGCTCAAAAAATTCCCGTCTTGCATGTCAGATGAAAATTGACAAACCAAACGGTGTCGTGAGAATTAAATACTAA
- the rpoN gene encoding RNA polymerase factor sigma-54, with amino-acid sequence MRSINLEFKQKQSLNLSLKLWLPLLQLPLQELSTHLETLSYENPFLEVKRPFEQNLASSHGIIEELVLGSESLHEKIIEQISPPLFPTPISQKVAHEILCDINEEGYFDGDIDAIAQMCGVYTEYVERIRLRFSKLEPYGVGARDAHESFVFQLDALSDDMDDELYHLVLNMIEQMARVDKFSRHGRFEEAKAVIKKFSNPPALEYQATPKQIIPDFYVEVDDDIRLRINNDYYPDVLILDPFSSKNESIKEKLKEARDIVNLLELRKTTLYKVVLLVVERQLSFFVGGELRPLNMAHIAEELSFAESTISRAISNKYIESKQGIFPLKSFFTNAVATKELSSSEIKNFINQQIEYEDKSEPLTDDELLERIEKRFNIKMVRRTITKYRKLMNVASSKERKKIYKVQA; translated from the coding sequence ATGAGAAGTATCAACCTAGAATTCAAACAGAAGCAGAGTTTAAATCTCTCTTTGAAGCTTTGGCTCCCATTGTTACAACTACCTCTTCAAGAGTTGAGTACGCATTTAGAAACACTATCGTACGAAAACCCTTTTTTGGAAGTGAAACGCCCTTTTGAGCAAAATCTAGCATCGAGCCATGGCATCATTGAAGAGCTTGTTTTAGGCAGTGAATCTTTACATGAAAAAATTATTGAGCAGATTTCCCCACCCCTTTTTCCCACGCCCATTTCGCAAAAAGTAGCGCATGAAATTTTATGTGACATCAATGAAGAGGGCTATTTTGACGGTGATATAGATGCTATTGCACAGATGTGTGGGGTTTATACGGAATATGTAGAGCGCATTAGGCTACGTTTTTCAAAGTTAGAACCATACGGTGTCGGAGCACGTGATGCTCATGAGTCTTTTGTGTTTCAACTCGACGCACTCAGCGATGATATGGACGATGAGCTTTATCATTTGGTGTTAAACATGATAGAGCAGATGGCAAGGGTTGATAAATTTTCAAGGCATGGGCGTTTTGAAGAGGCAAAAGCGGTGATTAAGAAGTTTTCAAATCCTCCTGCACTTGAGTATCAAGCAACGCCTAAACAGATTATTCCTGATTTTTATGTGGAAGTAGACGATGATATTCGGTTGCGTATTAACAACGATTATTATCCTGATGTACTCATCTTAGACCCCTTTTCAAGTAAAAATGAGAGCATCAAAGAGAAGCTCAAAGAGGCACGTGATATTGTCAATCTTTTGGAACTGCGTAAGACAACCTTGTATAAGGTTGTGCTTTTAGTGGTCGAGAGGCAACTCTCTTTTTTTGTTGGCGGTGAGTTAAGACCTCTTAATATGGCGCATATCGCAGAAGAGCTCTCTTTTGCAGAATCGACCATTTCACGGGCGATTTCAAACAAATACATTGAATCCAAGCAGGGCATTTTCCCCCTAAAATCGTTTTTTACCAATGCCGTTGCGACCAAAGAGCTCTCTTCGTCTGAGATTAAAAATTTTATCAATCAACAAATCGAATACGAAGACAAAAGTGAACCGCTCACAGATGATGAGCTCTTAGAGCGTATTGAGAAGCGCTTTAACATCAAAATGGTCAGGCGTACCATCACGAAGTATCGAAAATTGATGAACGTCGCATCTTCTAAAGAGCGTAAAAAAATTTATAAGGTACAAGCATGA
- a CDS encoding nitrogen fixation protein NifQ, with amino-acid sequence MNTPVQTMEREVTLFLQKYAKNSYSKYVIAPHVAAMSLKEHHLYEDLGFKNRVQMGRYMKCHFPKLAEQKPLDKLWKKFIYDSIGKVAPACFTCKDSSNCFACALAG; translated from the coding sequence ATGAACACTCCCGTACAAACCATGGAGCGTGAAGTGACGCTTTTTTTGCAAAAATATGCCAAAAACAGTTACTCAAAATATGTCATTGCCCCACATGTTGCAGCGATGTCACTGAAGGAGCATCATTTGTATGAAGATTTGGGTTTTAAAAACCGTGTGCAAATGGGACGCTACATGAAGTGCCATTTCCCAAAACTCGCAGAGCAAAAACCCTTAGATAAATTGTGGAAGAAATTTATCTACGATTCTATTGGAAAAGTAGCTCCTGCATGTTTTACATGTAAAGACAGTTCTAACTGCTTTGCCTGTGCGTTGGCGGGGTAA
- a CDS encoding phage tail protein: protein MGQIQLFAFNFEMRGWLLCDGRMLPIEQNQALYAIIGTTYGGDGRTTFAIPNLKDKAPFPELQYYISVEGIFPARA from the coding sequence TTGGGACAAATTCAGTTGTTTGCATTTAATTTTGAGATGCGAGGCTGGCTGTTGTGTGATGGGCGTATGTTGCCAATTGAGCAGAACCAAGCGTTGTATGCAATTATTGGAACGACGTACGGTGGCGATGGTAGAACGACTTTTGCCATTCCTAATCTAAAAGATAAAGCACCGTTTCCCGAGTTGCAATACTACATTTCCGTAGAAGGTATATTTCCAGCACGTGCGTAA
- a CDS encoding bifunctional diguanylate cyclase/phosphodiesterase, with translation MALIQKNIWTIFYIILFSGTLFLGIASYNTWHSIDEKYATNQSNLVKLVGNATHSLFLSQEMMLDVLGKQVLKDKEPRILDDLLRLNPSVVAFGFVDVNGTYLYVNSKFDKTKLPNLRQNPLTKDSFEYTLASEKMILGNTYFIAGSGRWGIPIRKSIYDESGQILGVMTAGLGIEGAFKIYTENLSLGDYNKVTLIRERDAFVQFQSSNHKTPKEVYEAPLAESFLKAIFDGITEKYGISLETLKTNGNIYTAKIQHEANACIQIALKYDPRYELWILSQIDETQILHEFFYTFMSYVLIFLLMHGILFLLFRVIAHAENKRSNDLIFQATHDALTKLPNRAYFQQCMNDWIYQDSPPFSLLYMDLDHFKNVNDSFGHHFGDLVLIEFSKRILHVKSENSVVIRQGGDEFILLSYLVKDDELLAQAEKIMQEISKPYHIKQFNFVIGASIGIAKYPEHGKTLDMLLRASDIAMYEAKKYKNSVRFFASSMQEGYLNRVSLEQTLRQALNKQELYMVYQPQMDHYGVMYGVEALVRWQSEELGLVPPDKFIPVAEASGLMPKLGDFIMRRTLEEMKTFQEEMGTSFQVSLNISIKQFMEATFLEKLTHEIENVRLSNLVLCLEITESLFIEDIDYLLPLLQKIRAMGLYISMDDFGTGYSSLSILRKLPVDELKIDKSFVDTLLEDITAEKMVQNIITIGKNLDLAILAEGVETKEQEEKLKSLGCDRFQGYLYAKPLPYEALKSFVQAQK, from the coding sequence GTGGCTCTTATTCAAAAAAACATATGGACAATTTTTTATATTATTCTTTTTAGTGGGACGCTTTTTTTGGGGATTGCTTCTTACAACACCTGGCATAGTATTGACGAAAAATATGCTACAAATCAAAGCAATCTGGTTAAACTCGTAGGCAATGCAACACACTCTTTATTCTTATCACAAGAGATGATGCTTGATGTTTTAGGCAAGCAAGTTCTTAAAGACAAAGAGCCTCGCATCTTAGATGATTTATTACGTTTAAACCCCTCTGTGGTTGCCTTTGGTTTTGTGGATGTAAATGGAACCTATCTTTATGTCAATAGCAAATTTGATAAAACCAAACTTCCCAATTTACGCCAAAATCCCCTTACCAAAGACTCCTTTGAATACACACTTGCAAGCGAGAAAATGATTTTAGGTAATACCTATTTTATTGCAGGAAGTGGGCGATGGGGTATTCCCATTCGTAAAAGCATTTATGATGAGAGTGGGCAGATTTTAGGTGTTATGACCGCAGGACTTGGCATTGAGGGAGCCTTTAAAATTTATACCGAAAATCTCTCTTTAGGCGATTACAATAAAGTCACGCTGATTCGTGAACGTGACGCCTTTGTTCAATTTCAATCCTCCAATCACAAAACCCCCAAAGAAGTCTATGAAGCGCCTCTAGCTGAGAGCTTTTTAAAAGCTATTTTTGATGGCATTACTGAAAAATATGGTATTTCTCTTGAAACGCTAAAAACAAATGGAAACATTTATACCGCAAAAATTCAACATGAAGCCAATGCATGCATTCAAATTGCCCTCAAATACGACCCTAGGTATGAGTTATGGATTCTCTCACAAATTGATGAAACCCAAATTCTTCATGAATTTTTTTACACGTTTATGAGCTATGTTCTGATTTTTCTGCTCATGCATGGCATTCTCTTTTTGCTTTTTAGAGTGATTGCCCATGCGGAAAACAAACGAAGCAATGATCTCATTTTTCAAGCCACCCACGATGCCCTGACAAAACTACCCAATCGAGCCTATTTTCAACAATGCATGAACGACTGGATTTACCAAGACTCGCCACCGTTTAGCCTTTTATATATGGATTTGGACCATTTTAAAAATGTCAATGACAGTTTTGGGCACCACTTTGGCGATTTGGTTCTGATTGAATTTTCAAAACGCATTTTACATGTAAAGTCTGAAAACAGTGTGGTGATTCGTCAAGGAGGCGATGAGTTTATTTTATTGAGCTACCTTGTCAAAGACGATGAACTCTTAGCACAAGCCGAAAAAATTATGCAAGAAATTTCAAAACCTTATCACATTAAACAGTTCAATTTTGTCATTGGAGCGAGCATTGGCATTGCCAAATATCCAGAACACGGTAAGACCTTAGATATGCTTTTACGTGCTTCTGATATTGCGATGTATGAGGCAAAAAAATACAAAAACAGTGTGCGCTTTTTCGCCTCTTCGATGCAAGAAGGCTATTTAAATCGTGTGAGTTTGGAGCAAACCTTACGCCAAGCTTTAAACAAGCAGGAACTTTATATGGTCTATCAGCCACAGATGGATCATTATGGAGTGATGTATGGTGTTGAAGCGTTGGTACGATGGCAAAGTGAAGAGCTAGGTCTGGTTCCACCCGATAAATTTATTCCTGTGGCTGAGGCTTCAGGACTGATGCCAAAACTGGGTGATTTTATTATGAGGCGTACTTTAGAGGAGATGAAAACCTTTCAAGAAGAGATGGGCACCTCTTTTCAAGTCTCACTCAACATCTCTATCAAGCAATTTATGGAAGCCACATTCTTAGAAAAACTCACACATGAGATTGAAAACGTACGCTTAAGCAACCTTGTTTTATGCCTTGAAATTACGGAGAGTTTGTTTATTGAAGACATTGACTATCTTTTGCCACTCTTGCAAAAAATACGTGCCATGGGGCTTTACATCTCGATGGATGACTTTGGTACGGGGTATTCTTCGCTGAGCATTTTACGAAAACTCCCTGTGGATGAGCTCAAAATCGATAAAAGCTTTGTCGACACCTTGCTAGAAGATATTACCGCTGAGAAAATGGTACAAAATATTATTACCATTGGTAAAAATTTGGATTTGGCGATTTTAGCTGAGGGAGTCGAAACCAAAGAGCAAGAAGAAAAACTTAAAAGCTTAGGATGCGATAGATTTCAAGGCTATTTGTACGCAAAACCATTACCGTACGAAGCACTTAAAAGCTTTGTGCAGGCACAAAAATAA